From Halotia branconii CENA392, the proteins below share one genomic window:
- a CDS encoding MOP flippase family protein has translation MQSPKQSSNLRQKAVKGLVWSAIESWGSQVISFGVFFLLARQLEPKAFGLVALASVFLSFIQLFVDQGLSTAIIQRQELEPEHLDTAFWTNIGISTLLLILSILCASLVADFFNQSALTPIIRWLSFSFLFSALSSVQQAIFQRKLAFKALAIRTLSAVIAGGIVGVTMVFTGFGVWSLVGQQLANGLVQVFTLWGVSDWRPRFKFSAKHFQELFSFGINEVGFNVFNFFSRRGDDFLIGYFLGPIALGYYSVAYRILLVMTQLLISTTSKVALPTFSKIQHDPERMRRAFYSVTQLSSFIAFPMFLAVAALSPELIKAMFGSQWLPSVPVMRVLTFVGLLQSVSFFNNSVILALGKPSWRLGITVLNSVANVMSYILVVKWGIIAVASAFVIRAYLFSPIPVWMIHKLIHINLTTYLQQYITPLISSLVMVVMILGIKYFLGTSINLYLVLTICIVFGTVIYVAMIRLSAPSLFKKVLYLIKIPVAEKMR, from the coding sequence ATGCAATCACCAAAACAATCATCAAATTTACGACAAAAGGCTGTTAAAGGTTTAGTTTGGTCTGCGATTGAGAGTTGGGGCAGTCAGGTAATTTCCTTTGGTGTTTTCTTTTTACTAGCCCGTCAACTTGAGCCAAAGGCTTTTGGTTTAGTTGCTTTAGCCAGTGTTTTTCTAAGTTTCATTCAATTATTTGTCGACCAAGGATTGTCTACAGCAATCATCCAGCGCCAAGAATTAGAACCAGAACACCTAGATACTGCCTTTTGGACAAATATTGGTATCAGTACTTTATTATTAATCTTAAGTATTTTATGCGCTAGCTTAGTTGCCGATTTTTTCAATCAGTCAGCACTGACACCGATTATCCGCTGGTTATCTTTCAGTTTTTTATTTAGCGCTTTGAGCAGTGTTCAACAAGCAATATTTCAACGTAAGCTTGCCTTCAAAGCTCTTGCTATACGTACACTATCTGCGGTGATTGCTGGCGGTATTGTAGGTGTGACTATGGTTTTTACGGGATTCGGTGTCTGGAGTTTAGTTGGTCAGCAACTAGCCAATGGTTTGGTACAAGTATTTACTCTTTGGGGAGTTAGCGATTGGCGACCAAGATTTAAGTTTTCTGCAAAACATTTCCAAGAATTATTTTCATTTGGCATTAATGAAGTAGGATTCAACGTTTTCAACTTTTTTAGTCGTCGTGGAGATGATTTTTTAATTGGGTACTTCTTAGGTCCAATTGCTCTGGGTTACTACAGCGTCGCCTATCGTATATTGCTAGTCATGACTCAGCTTTTGATAAGCACGACGAGCAAAGTTGCTTTGCCAACTTTTTCTAAGATCCAGCATGACCCTGAGCGCATGAGACGTGCCTTTTATAGTGTTACTCAGCTATCCAGTTTCATTGCTTTTCCCATGTTTCTAGCAGTTGCTGCTCTGTCTCCTGAACTAATCAAGGCTATGTTTGGTAGTCAATGGTTACCGAGTGTACCAGTAATGCGTGTCCTCACATTTGTAGGACTTCTTCAGTCAGTTTCGTTTTTTAATAATTCAGTGATATTAGCCCTAGGTAAGCCATCCTGGAGACTTGGAATAACAGTCTTAAATTCTGTGGCTAATGTTATGTCTTATATTTTGGTAGTTAAATGGGGAATTATTGCTGTCGCATCAGCTTTTGTTATTCGAGCTTATCTATTTTCACCCATTCCAGTTTGGATGATTCATAAATTAATTCATATCAATTTAACTACTTATCTTCAACAGTATATTACACCTCTTATTAGTTCGTTAGTAATGGTTGTTATGATTTTAGGAATAAAATATTTTTTAGGAACATCAATAAATTTATACTTAGTATTAACTATTTGTATTGTATTTGGTACTGTAATATATGTAGCAATGATTCGACTAAGCGCACCAAGCCTTTTCAAAAAAGTTCTTTATTTAATTAAAATTCCTGTAGCTGAAAAAATGAGGTAA
- a CDS encoding acyltransferase: MVAVLVALLPSKLKILVLKMMGHEIGKNVYIGMSILNIKKITLKDDVRIKNFNYLKNLSHLTMMEKSAIDGSFNWFTASKTHDYGQEGFGCITIGERTRILSRHYLDLQEQIIIGKKCLIAGSSSSFYTHTIIADPDYRETNKPIIIGDYCYIASHCILLPGAGIGSFTLVGAGSVITKNFLDKNYVLVAGNPANVKKSYPKDAKFFTNNVKPREVKLEKSEASLNQK; the protein is encoded by the coding sequence ATGGTAGCTGTTTTAGTTGCTTTACTTCCATCTAAACTGAAAATCTTAGTTTTAAAAATGATGGGGCATGAAATTGGAAAAAATGTTTACATTGGTATGTCTATATTGAATATAAAAAAAATAACGTTAAAAGATGATGTAAGAATTAAAAATTTCAACTATCTAAAAAATCTCTCTCATCTGACTATGATGGAAAAGTCAGCTATTGATGGTTCGTTTAATTGGTTTACTGCTTCAAAAACACATGACTACGGTCAAGAAGGTTTTGGATGTATAACAATTGGTGAAAGAACTCGTATATTGAGTAGGCATTACTTAGACCTTCAAGAGCAAATAATCATAGGTAAAAAGTGTCTCATAGCTGGTAGTAGTTCATCGTTTTACACTCATACCATAATTGCAGATCCTGATTATAGAGAGACTAACAAACCAATTATTATTGGTGATTATTGTTATATTGCTAGTCATTGTATACTTTTACCTGGTGCAGGTATAGGGTCATTTACTTTAGTCGGCGCTGGTTCTGTGATTACGAAAAATTTCTTGGATAAAAATTATGTTTTAGTTGCAGGAAATCCAGCAAATGTGAAAAAAAGCTACCCCAAAGATGCAAAGTTTTTCACAAATAATGTCAAACCGCGTGAAGTGAAGTTAGAAAAATCTGAAGCTTCTCTAAACCAAAAGTAA
- a CDS encoding WecB/TagA/CpsF family glycosyltransferase, with the protein MVGRVFLPTQKVLDFPITALRFEDHIQAIMKWAIARASKTVCVANVHMLMEAHWNPDFGSVLQSADIVTPDGMPLVWMMRQMGARYQDRVAGMDIFLALCHQAQAQNLSIFCVGSQTEILSRMRRRLEQEFPQLKIAAMEPLPFRPLTEAEDEALINKINSSGAGIVLVSLGCPKQENWMAQHKGKIQAVMIGLGGVFPVYAGIQKRAPRIIRDLGMEWLYRWIQEPRRLWHRYATTIPPFIWLATKQLLSSSRLAGVFLGTSE; encoded by the coding sequence ATGGTAGGAAGAGTGTTTCTGCCTACTCAAAAAGTGCTTGATTTTCCTATTACTGCCTTACGTTTTGAGGATCACATACAAGCAATAATGAAGTGGGCGATCGCACGTGCAAGCAAGACTGTATGCGTAGCTAATGTACACATGCTCATGGAAGCTCACTGGAATCCAGATTTTGGTAGTGTACTACAGAGTGCAGATATAGTAACTCCTGATGGAATGCCTTTAGTTTGGATGATGCGACAAATGGGAGCGCGTTATCAAGATCGTGTAGCCGGCATGGATATTTTTCTAGCCTTATGCCATCAAGCCCAAGCACAAAATTTAAGTATTTTCTGTGTCGGTTCGCAAACAGAAATTCTTTCCAGAATGCGAAGAAGGTTAGAGCAGGAATTTCCCCAGCTGAAAATAGCAGCAATGGAACCTTTGCCATTTCGCCCTTTAACTGAAGCTGAAGACGAAGCTTTGATTAATAAAATTAACTCTAGTGGTGCTGGCATTGTACTAGTGTCCTTGGGATGTCCAAAACAAGAGAATTGGATGGCTCAGCACAAGGGTAAAATTCAGGCAGTCATGATTGGGTTAGGCGGAGTTTTCCCAGTTTACGCAGGTATCCAAAAGCGCGCTCCACGGATAATAAGAGATTTAGGAATGGAATGGCTTTATCGGTGGATTCAAGAACCACGTAGACTTTGGCATCGCTATGCTACAACAATTCCACCATTTATATGGTTGGCAACTAAACAACTACTATCATCAAGTCGCCTTGCAGGGGTTTTCCTTGGGACTAGTGAATAA
- a CDS encoding class I SAM-dependent methyltransferase — MRHRLIWLFFERYTNLFDLNKKKMLHIAPEYSFQRRLERMNTIDYLTADISKPSATVKMDITDIRYPDNTFDVIYCSHVLEHVLDDKKAMRELHRVLTNKGWAVLQVPIINLETTYEDSSITDPNERLKAFGHPEHVRCYGKQDYEQRLVDAGFNVKRIKALEFVSQEEIEKMRVSSKEDVFFCTKL; from the coding sequence ATGCGACACCGACTAATCTGGTTATTTTTTGAAAGATATACTAATCTTTTTGATTTAAATAAGAAAAAAATGCTCCATATAGCGCCAGAGTATAGTTTTCAAAGGCGTTTAGAGCGAATGAATACAATAGACTACTTGACCGCAGATATTTCTAAACCTTCTGCAACGGTAAAGATGGATATTACAGATATCCGATACCCAGATAATACTTTTGACGTAATTTATTGTAGTCATGTTCTCGAACACGTTTTAGACGATAAGAAGGCAATGCGTGAGCTTCATCGAGTTTTAACAAATAAAGGTTGGGCTGTTCTACAAGTACCAATTATAAACCTTGAAACCACTTATGAAGACTCATCAATTACAGATCCGAATGAACGATTAAAAGCATTTGGTCACCCAGAGCATGTTAGATGTTATGGAAAACAAGATTATGAGCAACGTCTAGTTGATGCAGGTTTTAACGTCAAACGTATCAAAGCCCTTGAATTTGTAAGCCAAGAGGAAATAGAAAAGATGAGAGTTTCCTCAAAGGAAGATGTTTTTTTCTGTACTAAGTTATAA
- a CDS encoding alpha-hydroxy acid oxidase, which translates to MTDLSSENHFQPINLFEYEQLAKKYLSQMAVDYYSSGAGDEVTLRDNRAAFERIKLRPRMLVDVSDRNLTTSILGQPLQLPLLIAPMAFQCLAHPQGEVATAQAAALAGVGMILSTMATKSIEEVASVAHQNNAVQWFQLYIHKDRGLTRTLVERAYAAGYKALCLTVDAPVLGQRERDKRNEFALPPGLHLANLATISQLDICHEQGESGLFTYFAQQLNPAVTWRDLEWLQSICPLPLVLKGILRADDASRAVEYGAKAIIVSNHGGRQLDGAIASLDALPEIIAAIDGKIEVLIDGGIRRGTDILKALAIGAQAVLIGRPVLWGLAVGGQAGVSHIISLLEDELNIAMSLSGCTQLQDIDFSLVKSINI; encoded by the coding sequence ATGACAGATTTATCATCAGAAAATCACTTCCAACCGATTAACTTATTTGAGTATGAACAGCTAGCAAAAAAGTACTTGTCTCAAATGGCTGTTGATTACTACAGCAGTGGTGCTGGAGATGAAGTCACACTGCGGGATAATCGTGCTGCTTTTGAACGTATCAAATTGCGACCTAGGATGCTAGTTGACGTGAGCGATCGCAATCTCACCACCTCAATTTTAGGACAACCTCTGCAACTACCATTGTTAATTGCACCAATGGCTTTTCAATGTCTAGCTCATCCCCAAGGAGAGGTTGCCACAGCACAAGCCGCGGCATTAGCAGGTGTGGGTATGATATTGAGTACAATGGCTACTAAGAGTATAGAAGAAGTTGCATCTGTAGCTCACCAAAATAATGCAGTGCAATGGTTCCAACTATACATCCATAAAGATCGGGGGTTGACTCGTACATTAGTTGAAAGAGCTTATGCCGCAGGCTACAAAGCTTTGTGTTTAACTGTGGATGCTCCTGTTTTGGGACAGCGAGAAAGAGATAAACGTAACGAATTTGCCTTACCACCAGGATTGCATTTAGCTAATCTTGCAACTATTTCACAGCTAGATATTTGCCATGAGCAGGGTGAATCTGGGTTATTTACTTATTTTGCCCAGCAACTAAACCCAGCAGTTACTTGGCGTGACCTGGAATGGTTGCAGTCTATATGCCCACTGCCTTTAGTACTCAAGGGAATTTTACGAGCAGATGATGCCTCGCGCGCTGTAGAGTATGGTGCTAAGGCCATTATTGTTTCTAATCATGGTGGTAGACAGCTTGACGGTGCGATCGCATCTTTAGATGCCCTACCTGAGATAATTGCAGCAATAGACGGTAAAATAGAAGTCCTCATAGATGGAGGTATCCGCCGGGGTACAGATATTCTCAAAGCTTTAGCAATAGGAGCTCAAGCAGTACTCATCGGACGACCTGTTTTATGGGGCTTAGCAGTAGGAGGACAAGCTGGTGTATCTCACATCATCTCCTTGTTAGAAGACGAACTAAATATTGCCATGTCTCTCAGTGGCTGTACCCAGTTACAAGATATTGACTTCAGTTTAGTCAAGTCAATCAATATTTAG
- a CDS encoding Mo-dependent nitrogenase C-terminal domain-containing protein — MISAVQSPYSSEQIAAWLRGLLTIAWADGNFDTQEQQSIANITKDELAPSIEWDSLEVITPEELAAILGKGTPAAANFLRTAVMVAIADGTYSPSEDQVLHQLCQALEQPEALLESLRHTLEHPEQIIPTDEQTTCQVDQALNPLRDWLDGLDIQDPRVARFLCKMIPAQCPFERDVTLFGRKIVHIPPMCKLNPLYEQLVGLRFRALSYLADECGEDISAYI; from the coding sequence ATGATAAGTGCCGTTCAATCACCCTATAGCAGCGAACAAATTGCCGCTTGGTTACGTGGACTGCTCACCATTGCTTGGGCAGATGGTAATTTTGATACACAGGAACAGCAATCAATAGCCAATATTACAAAGGATGAATTAGCTCCTAGTATTGAATGGGATTCGCTAGAAGTAATTACACCGGAAGAATTAGCCGCGATATTAGGTAAAGGCACACCAGCAGCGGCAAATTTCCTACGTACAGCTGTCATGGTAGCGATCGCTGATGGTACATATTCTCCGAGTGAAGATCAAGTTCTACATCAATTGTGCCAAGCCTTAGAACAGCCAGAAGCTTTACTAGAATCTCTACGCCACACCCTAGAACATCCAGAGCAAATTATCCCCACAGATGAACAAACAACGTGTCAAGTTGATCAAGCACTAAACCCTCTACGTGACTGGTTGGATGGGTTAGATATTCAAGACCCTAGAGTTGCCCGCTTTTTATGTAAAATGATTCCTGCTCAATGTCCCTTTGAACGAGATGTCACTTTGTTTGGACGCAAAATTGTTCACATCCCGCCTATGTGTAAGCTTAACCCTCTGTATGAGCAACTTGTAGGGTTACGTTTTCGCGCCTTATCTTATTTAGCAGATGAATGTGGTGAAGATATTTCAGCATATATTTAG